The Marispirochaeta aestuarii genome contains the following window.
TAAACAGTTGAAGCAAGGAAGCGAGGCTTAAAGCAGCCTCGTTTCCGAACCGAAATTTGGTTTTCGAGGAAGGAGCTGCGCAGGTGAGTAACAAGCTCACAAAAGCCGAAATAATCGATAGTATATTCGAAAAGACCGGCGTTAACCGCAAGGATGTCCATCGGATTCTTGACGAGTTTTTCGACCAGCTGAAGGATGGTCTGCAGGAAGATCGGGTTGTGGAACTGCGCGGATTTGGAACCTTCGAAATCCGGACCCGTAAAGGTCGAGAAAAGGCTCGTAATCCGAAAACCGGAGAAATCGTACCGGTAAGCGCCCACGGGGTAGCAGTTTTTCGTCCTGGTAAGGAACTCAAACAGATTGCCTGGCCCCTGCGAACCTGATTGATTATCATCGCTTAAGGCAAAAAACATGAAAACCGTCAGTTCACCTGGTAGTATCGCAGTCAGGCTGCGGTCTCTTGGAATAGACCTGTTTTTACTGATTGTATCAGCTCTCTGTTTTTCTCTCTCTTTTCCAAGTTTTCTCTCCACCCGGGGTTGGGGATTTCTGGCGTATATCTCCATCGTTCCCGCTTTTATCGTTGTACACCGTACCGGCTGGATATCCTCCTTTGTTCTGGGATGGTTTTACGGTCTGGCCGCGTATGCTGTTTTCAATTACTGGCTGGCGATTTTTCATCCCCTGGCTATTTTTATTGTCCCTCTTATCTATTCCGCCTACTTTTTTGTTCTTTTTCCCCTTCTCAAGGCTGCAGACCGGCTTTTTCCCAGATACGGGTACCTGGTGCAGATACTTCTCTGGATGGGCTATGAATTCCTGAGGACCAAGGGTTTTCTGGGATACCCCTATGGGAATCTGGGCTACTCACAGTACCTGTATGTTCCTCTGATTCAATTGTCTGCGCTGACCGGAATGTGGGGAGTGTCTCTGCTGGTTATCTTTCCGTCAGCCTATATCGGAAACGCTCTGAAGAAATCCGATCCGCAGTATGCTCTCCGTTTTTTTCGTGAACATCGAATCGATGCCGCTGTGTGGGCTGTGGTCATGGTCCTTGTCGTCGCCGGAGGAGCGCTGGCCATGGGTGATTATACGGATAAGCCGCAGTGGAAGGTTGCCCTGATCCAGCAGAACGAGGACCCCTGGAAGAACAGCATAGATGCGTATAAAAGCGCCCTTAATTCCCTGACAGAGCTTTCCGACCGGGCCCTCAAAGAGGATCCGGACATCGTTATCTGGTCGGAGACCGCCTTTGTCCCCCGAATTGAGTGGCACAACCGCTATCGGACATCCAGACCTCACTATGAGCTTGTAAGAGACCTGCTGGATTACCTGGAAGAGCAGGATGTTCCCTTTGTGGTGGGAAACGATCATGCTGAAAACAGCGCTGCTCCGGGAGAGCCCCTTGTTCCCGCTGACTACAACGCTGCCATTCTCTTCGAGAAGGGCGAAATGGTCGAAATCTACCGGAAGACCCATCTGGTTCCTTTTACCGAGCATTTCCCCTACGAAAACATTCTCCCCGGTATGCATCGCATGCTGATCGAGGCGGATACCCATTTCTGGGAGAAGGGTACGGAGTATACTGTATTTGAAACCGGGGGGGTAAGGTTCTCTACTCCCATCTGCTTTGAGGATGTTTTCGGGTATCTGAGTCGTGAATTTGTCCGCCGGGGAGCCCAGGTCATTGTCAATATGACCAACGATTCATGGTCCGGTTCCGTGGCGGCGGAGATGCAGCATGCCGGGATGGCGGTTTTCCGTGCCGTAGAGAACAGACGCAGTGTTGTACGCAGTACCAACGGCGGCATTACCTGCGTAATTGACCCCGACGGGCGTATTACTTCCAGTCTTGAACCCTTCACTGCCGACTATCTCATCGCCGATGTGCCCATCGATGACAGCCGCACAACCCTGTATACCCGTTTTGGCGACTGGTTTGCCTGGCTGATGCTCATGAGCGGAATAATCGTACTGGTCTTCGGTTTTTTACGGCCAAGCCGACATTGACAAGCCGGGCGACATATAGGAAGATATTGTATAGGAACGCATAATGAACGCAAAGACAAAGATTCTGATAGTCGATGATGAACCAATAAACCGCGATTTCTTCGATGTGATGCTCAGCAAACTGGGCTTCCAGGTAAACAAAGCTGAAGACGGCGAAGAGGCTCTGGAAAAACTGAAGAATGATCGTCCCGACCTGATCATTCTCGACAATATCATGCCCAAAATGTCGGGTTGGAAACTGACGAAGATTCTGAAAACCAGCGACGATTACGGGGAATTCAGCGATATCCCTATAATAATGTTCTCTGCCATGGATGATGTGAAGGACAAAATAGAGGGCTTTGAGCTTGGAGTTGAGGACTACATTACCAAGCCCTTCAATTTCTCCGAGGTCCTCGCCCGGATTCGTGCGGTGTTGCGCAGCCGGGAACTGTCGCGCCAGGTAGTTCAGAAAGAACGGAAGATAGCATCCATTGAATCCCTGAATCAGTCCCTTATCTATTTTACCCAGCATCTGAAAGAACCGGTGGAGTCCCTGCAGAAACGGGTAGAGACCCTTGATGTGAACTCGAAAAAAGAAATTCAGGACTTTGTTGAGGCGGTGCAGGTGGAAACCAAGCAGGTGCTTGTTACCCTTCACAGCCTGGAGGATGAGATCAGGGATCTTCAGAAGCGCCCTGAGCTGCAGGAAGATGCGGATGCCGATCTTCTTGAGGATCTGGAAAAAAGGTTTCAGAGACATTTTTCCAGCTGGAAGGAGAACCAGGAGGTTCCCGAGGTTTCCTCGTGATTTCGGAAGAGAAAAAAAAAGTATTGGATCTTTTCGGTCAGGGAAGAAAGCAGTATAAGCTTATGGAGTTCGAAAAAGCCAGGCAGTTTTTTGCCCAGGCTCTGGAGATAGATCCTGAAGACGGTCCATCGAAGGTATACTACCTGCGTTGTAAACATTACATTGAGAATCCACCTCCCGAGGATTGGGACGGTGTGTTTGTCATGAATACAAAATAATAACGGATGCACAGACAGCATGGCGATTATCAGCTCCAACAGACTTGAAGTTCCAACAACCACTCTTGGAAGTGCAACATCCTTTGCCGGAGATCTAAGCTTTACAACCTCTCTGAGAATCGAGGGGCGGTATTCCGGAAAGATTGAGTCCAGGGGTACGCTGCACATTGCCCCCGGGGCGCATGTGGAAGCAGACATCGTGGTAGGGGCGGTAGTTGTTGCCGGTACCGTGGTGGGCAATATTACGGCCTCCAAGCGTCTTGAGATTGAAGCCACCGGAACAGTTATAGGCAATATAAAGACCCCGAAGCTGAAGGTAGCCGAGGGTGTTTCATTTCGCGGTAAGTGCGATATGCTCGAAGGCGGTGATGCTATCGATATCTTTTCCGCTGCTCCGGATAAACTGAAAAAGATTCTTACTCATACCCATTAGCAGCATGGATCGATCATATGCAGGATCATTGAATATTCTCGGAATTACCCCTGAAGGTGTAGAAAGACGTCTTGACGATTGCGGGGTAAACCTGACTGAAGTGGATTATATTTCCGGCGCATACGGAACCATTCTGCGAAGCAGCACCACCGGCCGTGAAGCGGAGAATCTTAAGCTTGTTGAGCGTTGCTGTGCCCCTTTTATCGCCAGGGGCGATATGAATCCCGCCGGGCTGACTGTTCAGAGTGCTCTCAGAGCAGGGATTATGCTGGCCTTTGCAGAGTCCTGTACCGGAGGGCTGGCCGGATCAATGGTAACGGGTATAGCCGGAAGCTCTGATGTTTTCTGGGGATCCATGGTGACCTATGCCAATGATGCCAAGGAGAGAGTGCTGGGGGTTTCCAGCATTCCTGACCATGGGGCGGTGTCAGAAGAAACCGTCGGGGCCATGGCGGAGGGCGCTATAAAGCTATCCGGTGCCGACGCGGCTCTTGCCGTCTCGGGGATTGCCGGGCCCGGGGGCGGAACTCCGGAAAAACCTGTGGGAACCGTGTGGTTCGCCTTCAGGTATCGCGAAAAAATGCAGACCTTAAAATGCGTGTTCAGCGGAAAACGCGGCCAGGTCAGACACAAGGCGGCTGCCGTGGCCCTGGCGGGACTCGCAAATCAAATAGATGGGGCTTTACTTGACACCGAATGGATAGCTGATTATACTTGTTATTAATTGTTTCACGCATTTATGCTCGGTACGATAATCTGAAACCGGGCCTCCTTATATAACGTATAACGGAAATCCAAAATCATGCAAATCTGCCAGGGTGTGAATATTGATTAATCCCCTACCACATGGAGTACATACATGGCCTTACTTCGTAAGCGTGGCACCATGAAAAACGCTAGTGAACACGAGGAGTCGCAAGTGGAAACCTCCGAAACGGTACAGAATGAATTGAGTCTTACAGAGAATTCAGCGTTTCAGGAAGAAGAAAACAGTAACAGCAAGTCTCCGGAGGATAACCAGGAGTCTTTTAAAAAGCGAAGGGTCCGGAAAAAATCGGCCAACGGAGAGGGTTCCTCCTCTTCGAACGATGCTTCCGACCTGTCTTCCAGGGAACCGGTAAAGAGACGGCCCAAGAAGAAGAAAATCCGGGTGGAACTGATTAAGGATTCCCCCATGGATGAAGATAATCAGTCCGAAGAAAGCAGTTCCGACAACCAGGAACAGGCCGCTCCCACCGCTTCCGCCTATTATCCGGACCATTCAAATCATCACGGCTCCGGAAAAGGGCAGAACTCTTCAGGTAAAGAAAAAGATAAGCTGAGTATAAATGAGCTCACCCGGATGAATATGGGTGATCTGCGGGCTTTTGCCATAGACAAGGGAGTCTCTCCGGACAATCTTGGGTCCATGAAAAAGCAGGAGGTCATTTTCGCGATTCTCAAGTCCCATACTTCGGTGGGCGGCGGAATAACTGCCTATGGGTCACTTGAGATTCTCCCCGACGGTTATGGATTTCTCCGGTCACCCCAGAACAGTTACCTTCCCGGCCAGGACGACATCTATATTTCTCCTTCTCAGATTCGCCTGTTCAACCTTCGAACCGGCGACACCGTTTCCGGCCATATCCGCCCCCCCAAGGAAGGGGAGCGCTTCTTTGCAATGCTCAGGGTCGATTCGGTTAACTTTCGGGATCCCGCAGAAGCCCAGACCAGGATACCCTTTGACAATCTGACTCCCCTCTACCCGGAGACGCGGATCAATATGGAGAGGGAAGGCGGACCGATCTCCACGAGGATGATTAATCTGTTCTGTCCCATTGGAAAGGGGCAGCGGGGACTGATCGTATCGCCTCCCAGAACAGGTAAAACAATCCTTCTGCAGCAGATAGCCAACGCCATTACCACGAATCATCCGGAGGTCTATCTGATCGTACTGCTGATAGACGAGCGTCCGGAGGAAGTGACGGATATGCGGCGTAACGTAAAGGGCGAGGTAATTGCCTCTACCTTTGACGAGCAGGCTACCCGGCATGTGCAGGTTGCCGAAATGGTTATCGAGAAGGCGAAACGTCTTGTGGAACACGGAAACGACGTGGTTATACTCCTTGACTCCATAACACGCCTGGCCCGGGCCTACAACCAGACTGTTCCAACCTCGGGCAAGATCCTCTCCGGCGGTGTCGATTCCAACGCGCTGCACAGACCGAAACGGTTTTTCGGGGCAGCCCGGAATATTGAAGACGGAGGCAGTCTTACAATTGTTGCAACAGCGCTGATCGAAACAGGCAGCCGTATGGACGAGGTCATCTTCGAGGAGTTCAAGGGCACCGGTAACATGGAGATTATCCTGGATCGCAGAATGGCGGACCGGCGGCTTTTTCCGTCCATCAATATAAAACGCTCAGGAACCCGAAAAGAGGAACTTCTGCTCACGGAAACCGAACTTCAGAAGATGTGGGTCCTGCGGAAGGTAATAAACCCGATGGATGATATCGAGATTACCGAGATGATGATTGACAGAATGAGCAAAACCAAGAATAATGAGTCCTTCCTGAGGTCCATGAATACCTCTTCCGTTACTGATTAGAAAATATTAGCCCGGTGACGTACCGCCAGGTTCGGTAATCATCGGGTATCTATAGATTTAGGAGAACGAAACATGAAGAGCGGAATACATCCGAAATACGAGTTTACCACTATAAAGTGTGCCTGCGGG
Protein-coding sequences here:
- a CDS encoding HU family DNA-binding protein — encoded protein: MSNKLTKAEIIDSIFEKTGVNRKDVHRILDEFFDQLKDGLQEDRVVELRGFGTFEIRTRKGREKARNPKTGEIVPVSAHGVAVFRPGKELKQIAWPLRT
- the lnt gene encoding apolipoprotein N-acyltransferase, with protein sequence MKTVSSPGSIAVRLRSLGIDLFLLIVSALCFSLSFPSFLSTRGWGFLAYISIVPAFIVVHRTGWISSFVLGWFYGLAAYAVFNYWLAIFHPLAIFIVPLIYSAYFFVLFPLLKAADRLFPRYGYLVQILLWMGYEFLRTKGFLGYPYGNLGYSQYLYVPLIQLSALTGMWGVSLLVIFPSAYIGNALKKSDPQYALRFFREHRIDAAVWAVVMVLVVAGGALAMGDYTDKPQWKVALIQQNEDPWKNSIDAYKSALNSLTELSDRALKEDPDIVIWSETAFVPRIEWHNRYRTSRPHYELVRDLLDYLEEQDVPFVVGNDHAENSAAPGEPLVPADYNAAILFEKGEMVEIYRKTHLVPFTEHFPYENILPGMHRMLIEADTHFWEKGTEYTVFETGGVRFSTPICFEDVFGYLSREFVRRGAQVIVNMTNDSWSGSVAAEMQHAGMAVFRAVENRRSVVRSTNGGITCVIDPDGRITSSLEPFTADYLIADVPIDDSRTTLYTRFGDWFAWLMLMSGIIVLVFGFLRPSRH
- a CDS encoding response regulator transcription factor; protein product: MNAKTKILIVDDEPINRDFFDVMLSKLGFQVNKAEDGEEALEKLKNDRPDLIILDNIMPKMSGWKLTKILKTSDDYGEFSDIPIIMFSAMDDVKDKIEGFELGVEDYITKPFNFSEVLARIRAVLRSRELSRQVVQKERKIASIESLNQSLIYFTQHLKEPVESLQKRVETLDVNSKKEIQDFVEAVQVETKQVLVTLHSLEDEIRDLQKRPELQEDADADLLEDLEKRFQRHFSSWKENQEVPEVSS
- a CDS encoding tetratricopeptide repeat protein; the encoded protein is MISEEKKKVLDLFGQGRKQYKLMEFEKARQFFAQALEIDPEDGPSKVYYLRCKHYIENPPPEDWDGVFVMNTK
- a CDS encoding bactofilin family protein, which translates into the protein MAIISSNRLEVPTTTLGSATSFAGDLSFTTSLRIEGRYSGKIESRGTLHIAPGAHVEADIVVGAVVVAGTVVGNITASKRLEIEATGTVIGNIKTPKLKVAEGVSFRGKCDMLEGGDAIDIFSAAPDKLKKILTHTH
- a CDS encoding CinA family protein, with the protein product MDRSYAGSLNILGITPEGVERRLDDCGVNLTEVDYISGAYGTILRSSTTGREAENLKLVERCCAPFIARGDMNPAGLTVQSALRAGIMLAFAESCTGGLAGSMVTGIAGSSDVFWGSMVTYANDAKERVLGVSSIPDHGAVSEETVGAMAEGAIKLSGADAALAVSGIAGPGGGTPEKPVGTVWFAFRYREKMQTLKCVFSGKRGQVRHKAAAVALAGLANQIDGALLDTEWIADYTCY
- the rho gene encoding transcription termination factor Rho; translated protein: MALLRKRGTMKNASEHEESQVETSETVQNELSLTENSAFQEEENSNSKSPEDNQESFKKRRVRKKSANGEGSSSSNDASDLSSREPVKRRPKKKKIRVELIKDSPMDEDNQSEESSSDNQEQAAPTASAYYPDHSNHHGSGKGQNSSGKEKDKLSINELTRMNMGDLRAFAIDKGVSPDNLGSMKKQEVIFAILKSHTSVGGGITAYGSLEILPDGYGFLRSPQNSYLPGQDDIYISPSQIRLFNLRTGDTVSGHIRPPKEGERFFAMLRVDSVNFRDPAEAQTRIPFDNLTPLYPETRINMEREGGPISTRMINLFCPIGKGQRGLIVSPPRTGKTILLQQIANAITTNHPEVYLIVLLIDERPEEVTDMRRNVKGEVIASTFDEQATRHVQVAEMVIEKAKRLVEHGNDVVILLDSITRLARAYNQTVPTSGKILSGGVDSNALHRPKRFFGAARNIEDGGSLTIVATALIETGSRMDEVIFEEFKGTGNMEIILDRRMADRRLFPSINIKRSGTRKEELLLTETELQKMWVLRKVINPMDDIEITEMMIDRMSKTKNNESFLRSMNTSSVTD